One window from the genome of Esox lucius isolate fEsoLuc1 chromosome 23, fEsoLuc1.pri, whole genome shotgun sequence encodes:
- the LOC105020471 gene encoding eukaryotic translation initiation factor 5, with protein MSVNVNRSVLDQFYRYKMPRIIAKVEGKGNGIKTVIVNMTDVAKSLNRPPTYPTKFFGCELGAQTQFDAKNDRFIVNGSHEANKLQDMLDGFIRKFVLCPECDNPETDLHINAKKQTIGNSCKACGYRGMLDTRHKLCTFILRNPPEDTGSAKKKEKKSKKKDKENGSSDGEAGNHNDIDAPDAVDGDDDDEDWAEETTEEAQQRRMEEISAHAKNLTLSEELEKPLEERVNLFYNFVKQKKEDGAIDSSDKEILAEAERLDVKDTAPLILTELLMDENIRDQIKKYKRHFLRFTHNNKKAQKYLLGGFECLVKLHQAQLLPRVPIILKDLYDADLLEEDVILAWAEKVSKKYVSKELAKEIHAKAAPFVKWLKEAEEESEGSGGEEEEDEDNVEVVYSPSARELKVETVKPEKLAEDEDDLDIDAI; from the exons ATGTCAGTCAACGTCAACCGCAGTGTGTTGGACCAGTTCTACCGCTACAAGATGCCCCGTATAATCGCCAAG GTGGAAGGCAAGGGGAATGGGATTAAGACTGTCATAGTCAACATGACTGACGTTGCGAAGTCTCTGAATAGGCCTCCCACGT ATCCCACCAAATTCTTTGGTTGTGAGTTGGGTGCCCAGACCCAGTTTGATGCCAAGAACGACCGCTTCATTGTCAATGGGTCCCATGAGGCAAACAAGTTGCAGGACATGCTGGATGGATTCATCCGGAAGTTTGTGCTGTGCCCCGAATGCGACAATCCCGAAACTGACCTG CATATCAACGCCAAGAAACAAACCATTGGGAACTCCTGCAAGGCCTGCGGCTACAGAGGCATGCTGGACACACGTCACAAACTCTGCACATTCATCCTCAGGAACCCGCCAG AGGACACCGGGTCTGCcaagaagaaagagaagaagagtAAGAAGAAGGACAAGGAGAACGGCTCCAGTGACGGTGAAGCCGGCAACCACAATGACATCGACGCCCCCGACGCTGTG GATGGtgacgatgatgatgaggaCTGGGCGGAGGAAACTACTGAGGAGGCTCAGCAGCGCCGGATGGAGGAGATCAGCGCACACGCAAAGAATCTGACCCTCAGTGAGGAGCTGGAGAAGCCCCTGGAGGAGAGGGTCAATCTCTTCTATAATTTTGTCAAG caaaaaaagGAGGACGGTGCCATCGACTCCTCAGACAAGGAGATCCTGGCGGAAGCGGAGCGTCTGGACGTGAAGGACACGGCCCCGCTGATCCTGACCGAGCTGCTGATGGATGAGAACATCCGCGACCAGATCAAGAAGTACAAACGCCACTTCCTCAGA TTcacccacaacaacaaaaaggctCAGAAGTACCTCCTGGGGGGCTTTGAGTGCCTGGTCAAGCTGCACCAGGCCCAGCTTCTCCCCCGTGTGCCCATCATCCTGAAAGACCTGTACGATGCAGACCTGCTGGAGGAGGACGTCATCCTGGCCTGGGCCGAGAAG GTGTCCAAGAAGTATGTGTCCAAGGAGCTGGCCAAGGAGATCCACGCCAAGGCGGCCCCTTTCGTCAAGTGGCTGAAGGAGGCGGAGGAGGAGAGCGAGGGCAGCGGgggggaagaggaagaagatgaaGACAACGTGGAg GTGGTCTACTCACCCTCTGCCCGCGAGCTGAAGGTGGAGACGGTGAAACCAGAGAAGCTTGCCGAAGACGAGGACGATCTTGACATTGACGCCATTTAG